A portion of the Malania oleifera isolate guangnan ecotype guangnan chromosome 3, ASM2987363v1, whole genome shotgun sequence genome contains these proteins:
- the LOC131150399 gene encoding uncharacterized protein LOC131150399 isoform X2, whose protein sequence is MTIPLRLLLPLSLTTAPFCCSSSSPHFLPSKSSISFQLGNPNHASSYPNPFNPKPPSAFSFSSHLVYVGKRTSSHNHSSFSFSHKLLCMRRDQNVDGWRNEGENGVRMYGSDEEIATQVPTQAQTVVEGSGQVLVSEFKSVPDVDYLQELLAIQQQGPRSIGFFGTRNMGFMHQELIEILSYAMVITKNHIFTSGASGTNAAVIRGALRAEKPELLTVILPQSLKMQPPESQELLSKVKNVIEKPYNDHLPLIEASRL, encoded by the exons ATGACAATACCCTTGAGGCTTCTGTTGCCTCTCAGTCTCACCACCGCACCCTTTTGCTGTTCTTCATCTTCTCCACACTTTCTTCCCTCTAAATCCTCAATCAGTTTCCAATTGGGAAACCCTAATCACGCATCCTCTTATCCCAATCCCTTCAACCCTAAGCCTCCTTCCGCTTTTTCGTTTTCTTCTCATCTTGTGTATGTTGGAAAAAGAACGTCTTCCCACAACCACTCCAgtttctcattttcacataag TTGCTTTGTATGAGGAGAGATCAAAATGTGGATGGTTGGAGGAATGAAGGGGAAAATGGAGTGCGCATGTATGGTTCTGATGAAGAGATTGCTACTCAAGTTCCAACACAAGCCCAAACTGTTGTAGAAGGGTCTGGCCAAGTGCTTGTATCAGAATTCAAGAGTGTTCCTGATGTAGATTATTTACAG GAGTTATTAGCCATTCAACAACAAGGACCCAGGTCTATTGGCTTTTTTGGGACACGGAATATGGGATTCATGCATCAAGAGCTCATTGAGATTCTCAGCTATGCTATGGTTATAACT AAAAACCACATTTTTACATCAGGAGCATCTGGCACTAATGCAGCTGTAATCAGAGGTGCTTTAAGAGCGGAGAAACCAGAGCTTCTCACTGTAATATTGCCTCAAAGTTTGAAGATGCAACCTCCCGAGAGCCAGGAATTACTGTCTAAG GTGAAGAATGTGATAGAGAAGCCTTACAATGATCATTTACCATTGATAGAAGCCAGCAG GTTATAA
- the LOC131150399 gene encoding uncharacterized protein LOC131150399 isoform X1, with the protein MTIPLRLLLPLSLTTAPFCCSSSSPHFLPSKSSISFQLGNPNHASSYPNPFNPKPPSAFSFSSHLVYVGKRTSSHNHSSFSFSHKLLCMRRDQNVDGWRNEGENGVRMYGSDEEIATQVPTQAQTVVEGSGQVLVSEFKSVPDVDYLQELLAIQQQGPRSIGFFGTRNMGFMHQELIEILSYAMVITKNHIFTSGASGTNAAVIRGALRAEKPELLTVILPQSLKMQPPESQELLSKVKNVIEKPYNDHLPLIEASRLCNMDIISHVQQVICFAFHDSKLLMETCQEARNLRKIVTLFYLD; encoded by the exons ATGACAATACCCTTGAGGCTTCTGTTGCCTCTCAGTCTCACCACCGCACCCTTTTGCTGTTCTTCATCTTCTCCACACTTTCTTCCCTCTAAATCCTCAATCAGTTTCCAATTGGGAAACCCTAATCACGCATCCTCTTATCCCAATCCCTTCAACCCTAAGCCTCCTTCCGCTTTTTCGTTTTCTTCTCATCTTGTGTATGTTGGAAAAAGAACGTCTTCCCACAACCACTCCAgtttctcattttcacataag TTGCTTTGTATGAGGAGAGATCAAAATGTGGATGGTTGGAGGAATGAAGGGGAAAATGGAGTGCGCATGTATGGTTCTGATGAAGAGATTGCTACTCAAGTTCCAACACAAGCCCAAACTGTTGTAGAAGGGTCTGGCCAAGTGCTTGTATCAGAATTCAAGAGTGTTCCTGATGTAGATTATTTACAG GAGTTATTAGCCATTCAACAACAAGGACCCAGGTCTATTGGCTTTTTTGGGACACGGAATATGGGATTCATGCATCAAGAGCTCATTGAGATTCTCAGCTATGCTATGGTTATAACT AAAAACCACATTTTTACATCAGGAGCATCTGGCACTAATGCAGCTGTAATCAGAGGTGCTTTAAGAGCGGAGAAACCAGAGCTTCTCACTGTAATATTGCCTCAAAGTTTGAAGATGCAACCTCCCGAGAGCCAGGAATTACTGTCTAAG GTGAAGAATGTGATAGAGAAGCCTTACAATGATCATTTACCATTGATAGAAGCCAGCAG GCTATGTAACATGGACATCATTTCACATGTACAACAAGTTATTTGCTTCGCCTTCCATGACAGCAAGCTGCTTATGGAAACCTGTCAAGAAGCAAGAAATCTTCGGAAGATTGTGACATTGTTCTACCTCGACTAA
- the LOC131150399 gene encoding uncharacterized protein LOC131150399 isoform X3, producing MRRDQNVDGWRNEGENGVRMYGSDEEIATQVPTQAQTVVEGSGQVLVSEFKSVPDVDYLQELLAIQQQGPRSIGFFGTRNMGFMHQELIEILSYAMVITKNHIFTSGASGTNAAVIRGALRAEKPELLTVILPQSLKMQPPESQELLSKVKNVIEKPYNDHLPLIEASRLCNMDIISHVQQVICFAFHDSKLLMETCQEARNLRKIVTLFYLD from the exons ATGAGGAGAGATCAAAATGTGGATGGTTGGAGGAATGAAGGGGAAAATGGAGTGCGCATGTATGGTTCTGATGAAGAGATTGCTACTCAAGTTCCAACACAAGCCCAAACTGTTGTAGAAGGGTCTGGCCAAGTGCTTGTATCAGAATTCAAGAGTGTTCCTGATGTAGATTATTTACAG GAGTTATTAGCCATTCAACAACAAGGACCCAGGTCTATTGGCTTTTTTGGGACACGGAATATGGGATTCATGCATCAAGAGCTCATTGAGATTCTCAGCTATGCTATGGTTATAACT AAAAACCACATTTTTACATCAGGAGCATCTGGCACTAATGCAGCTGTAATCAGAGGTGCTTTAAGAGCGGAGAAACCAGAGCTTCTCACTGTAATATTGCCTCAAAGTTTGAAGATGCAACCTCCCGAGAGCCAGGAATTACTGTCTAAG GTGAAGAATGTGATAGAGAAGCCTTACAATGATCATTTACCATTGATAGAAGCCAGCAG GCTATGTAACATGGACATCATTTCACATGTACAACAAGTTATTTGCTTCGCCTTCCATGACAGCAAGCTGCTTATGGAAACCTGTCAAGAAGCAAGAAATCTTCGGAAGATTGTGACATTGTTCTACCTCGACTAA
- the LOC131150399 gene encoding uncharacterized protein LOC131150399 isoform X4 has protein sequence MRRDQNVDGWRNEGENGVRMYGSDEEIATQVPTQAQTVVEGSGQVLVSEFKSVPDVDYLQELLAIQQQGPRSIGFFGTRNMGFMHQELIEILSYAMVITKNHIFTSGASGTNAAVIRGALRAEKPELLTVILPQSLKMQPPESQELLSKVKNVIEKPYNDHLPLIEASRL, from the exons ATGAGGAGAGATCAAAATGTGGATGGTTGGAGGAATGAAGGGGAAAATGGAGTGCGCATGTATGGTTCTGATGAAGAGATTGCTACTCAAGTTCCAACACAAGCCCAAACTGTTGTAGAAGGGTCTGGCCAAGTGCTTGTATCAGAATTCAAGAGTGTTCCTGATGTAGATTATTTACAG GAGTTATTAGCCATTCAACAACAAGGACCCAGGTCTATTGGCTTTTTTGGGACACGGAATATGGGATTCATGCATCAAGAGCTCATTGAGATTCTCAGCTATGCTATGGTTATAACT AAAAACCACATTTTTACATCAGGAGCATCTGGCACTAATGCAGCTGTAATCAGAGGTGCTTTAAGAGCGGAGAAACCAGAGCTTCTCACTGTAATATTGCCTCAAAGTTTGAAGATGCAACCTCCCGAGAGCCAGGAATTACTGTCTAAG GTGAAGAATGTGATAGAGAAGCCTTACAATGATCATTTACCATTGATAGAAGCCAGCAG GTTATAA